One window of the Carassius auratus strain Wakin chromosome 20, ASM336829v1, whole genome shotgun sequence genome contains the following:
- the LOC113120647 gene encoding jun dimerization protein 2-like — protein sequence MMPGQIPDLLMTAGSLPSVGPLAGIPATTLTDQLKLAELYSLGAVLSPLILNRHAKRPFDVIKGEAGDDEERRKRRREKNKVAAARCRNRKKERTDFLQQESERLETLNSELKSQIEELKSEKQQLIVMLNLHRPTCIVRTDSVKSPESDQREEQSD from the exons ATGATGCCTGGTCAAATCCCTGATCTGCTGATGACGGCCGGTTCTCTGCCCAGCGTCGGTCCTCTGGCTGGCATTCCCGCCACCACCCTGACAGACCAGCTCAAACTAGCAGAGCTCTACAGCCTCGGTGCGGTTCTGTCTCCTCTCATCCTGAACAGACACGCCAAGAGACCGTTCGACGTCATCAAGGGTGAG GCAGGTGATGATGAAGAACGCAGGAAAAGAAGGCGAGAGAAAAATAAAGTTGCAGCCGCTCGCTGTCGaaacagaaagaaggaaagaacagACTTTCTCCAGCAG GAGTCTGAACGCTTGGAGACGCTGAACTCGGAGCTGAAGTCTCAGATCGAGGAGCTGAAATCTGAGAAACAGCAGCTGATCGTGATGCTCAACCTCCACCGGCCCACCTGCATCGTCCGCACAGACAGCGTGAAGAGCCCCGAGAGCGACCAGCGTGAAGAGCAGTCCGACTGa